In the Populus trichocarpa isolate Nisqually-1 chromosome 1, P.trichocarpa_v4.1, whole genome shotgun sequence genome, one interval contains:
- the LOC18110516 gene encoding terpene synthase 10 codes for MALYQLAPFPISTVTKRTFSSRNSLGSSRNGCFPSQVRCMVATETCDQSIARRSGNYPTPFWDHKFLQSLTSEYVGEPYTGQANKLKETVRDMLEKPLDAVYQLELIDNLQRLGVAYHFELEIKSILESRWNDYKKDNREMKEDLYGTSVEFRLLRQHGYNVPQDVFNSFKDEQGNFKNCLRDDVKGMLNLYEASYYLVNGESILEEARDFSEKHLKEYSKEQNEDHYLSLLVNHSLELPLHWRMQRMEARWFIDAYGRKRDLNPILLEFAGLDFNMVQAKYQEDIRHASRWWTSMDLGNKLFYTRDRLMENTLWTVGEVFEPQFGYYRKMATRVNALITTLDDAYDVYGTLEELEVFTDVIESWDINALDQLPYYMKISFFALFQSINEIGYNILKEQGINVVPSLKKLWGDLCRAFLKEAKWYYAGYTPTLQEYLDNAWLSISGQVILGHAFFLVTNQLTEEAVRCCMEYPDLIRYSSTILRLADDLGTSSDEIARGDNPKSIQCYMHETGATEQEAREHVRYLIHETWKKLNAEILKPYPFSKKFMGIPMDLARTAQCFYEAGDAYGIQDQETHGRLVSLFVKPIPLQDI; via the exons ATGGCTCTTTACCAACTTGCTCCATTCCCTATTAGTACTGTCACCAAACGGACATTTTCAAGTCGCAACTCACTAGGATCATCAAGAAATGGCTGTTTCCCTAGCCAAGTTCGGTGCATGGTAGCGACCGAAACTTGTGATCAAAGCATTGCCAGGCGCTCTGGAAATTATCCCACTCCCTTCTGGGATCATAAGTTTCTTCAGTCACTGACAAGTGAATATgtg GGAGAGCCATACACAGGACAAGCTAACAAACTGAAGGAAACTGTGAGGGACATGCTTGAGAAACCATTGGATGCTGTATATCAACTGGAGCTAATTGACAACCTCCAAAGACTTGGAGTTGCTTATCATTTCGAGCTTGAGATAAAGAGCATTCTGGAAAGCAGGTGgaatgattataaaaaagacAACAGAGAGATGAAAGAGGACTTGTATGGTACTTCTGTTGAATTTAGACTGCTAAGGCAGCATGGATATAATGTGCCTCAAG ATGTTTTCAATAGCTTCAAGGATGAGCAAGGAAACTTCAAGAATTGTCTTCGCGATGATGTCAAAGGGATGCTAAATCTATATGAAGCCTCTTATTATCTAGTAAATGGTGAGAGTATCTTAGAAGAAGCGAGAGATTTTTCTGAAAAACATCTCAAGGAATATAGCAAGGAACAGAATGAAGATCATTATCTTTCACTGTTGGTGAATCATTCATTGGAACTTCCACTGCATTGGAGGATGCAAAGGATGGAAGCAAGATGGTTCATAGATGCATATGGAAGAAAAAGGGACTTGAACCCCATCCTTCTAGAGTTTGCTGGATTGGATTTCAACATGGTTCAAGCAAAATACCAGGAAGACATAAGACATGCATCAAG GTGGTGGACTAGTATGGATCTAGGAAACAAGTTGTTCTACACCAGGGACAGATTGATGGAGAACACTTTGTGGACGGTAGGAGAGGTATTTGAGCCTCAGTTTGGATATTATCGAAAAATGGCGACCAGGGTTAATGCTCTGATAACAACATTAGATGATGCTTACGATGTGTATGGCACCCTCGAAGAACTTGAGGTCTTCACAGATGTTATTGAGAG CTGGGATATCAATGCATTGGACCAACTGCCATACTACATGAAGATATCTTTCTTTGCTCTCTTCCAGTCCATCAATGAAATCGGTTACAATATTCTTAAAGAACAAGGAATAAATGTTGTTCCTTCCCTGAAGAAATTg TGGGGAGATTTATGTCGAGCATTTCTTAAAGAGGCAAAGTGGTACTACGCTGGATACACACCAACTCTACAAGAATACCTTGATAATGCTTGGTTGTCAATATCCGGACAAGTCATACTAGGGCATGCTTTCTTCTTGGTTACAAATCAATTGACAGAGGAGGCTGTAAGATGTTGCATGGAATATCCTGACTTAATTCGTTACTCGTCAACAATTCTACGACTCGCAGATGATCTAGGAACATCTTcg GATGAGATTGCTAGAGGTGATAATCCAAAATCAATTCAGTGTTACATGCATGAAACTGGAGCGACTGAACAAGAAGCTCGTGAGCATGTACGATATTTGATACACGAGACGTGGAAAAAGCTAAATGCAGAGATATTGAAGCCATATcccttttctaaaaaattcatggGAATTCCAATGGATCTTGCAAGGACTGCTCAGTGTTTCTATGAAGCTGGAGATGCGTATGGAATTCAAGATCAGGAGACTCATGGTCGCCTGGTGTCATTGTTTGTTAAGCCCATTCCTCTCCAAGATATATAG